One window of the Rissa tridactyla isolate bRisTri1 chromosome 9, bRisTri1.patW.cur.20221130, whole genome shotgun sequence genome contains the following:
- the LOC128915131 gene encoding BTB/POZ domain-containing protein KCTD12-like: MALADNAGCAKPSEDFPFPEIIELNVGGQVYITRHPTLVSVPGSLLWEMFTQKNIRSLARDSKGRFFVDRDGFLFRYILDYMRDQQLVLPDHFPERSRLQREAEYFMLPELVKMLAPKLSKQNSLGDDPCQSDPEELSPNADATRNLTSASATLPSAVAGGPGGAVTTSMGAASTDVRRAGFITIGYRGSYTLGRDSQTDAKFRRVARIMVCGKTSLAKEVFGDTLNESRDPDRPPERYTSRYYLKFTFLEQAFDKLADAGFHMVACNSTGTCAFAHDQTDDRIWTSYTEYVFYRE, translated from the coding sequence ATGGCCCTGGCAGACAATGCGGGCTGTGCCAAACCCAGCGAGGACTTCCCTTTCCCTGAGATCATTGAGCTCAACGTGGGTGGGCAAGTCTACATCACCCGCCACCCCACCCTGGTCAGCGTGCCTGGCTCGCTCCTCTGGGAGATGTTCACCCAGAAGAACATCCGATCCCTGGCCCGTGACAGCAAGGGACGGTTCTTTGTGGATCGGGATGGTTTCCTCTTCCGTTACATCTTGGATTACATGAGGGACCAGCAACTGGTGCTGCCCGACCACTTCCCGGAGAGGAGCCGGCTGCAGCGAGAGGCCGAGTACTTCATGCTGCCGGAGCTGGTGAAGATGCTGGCCCCCAAGCTCAGCAAGCAGAACTCGCTGGGAGACGACCCATGCCAAAGCGACCCGGAGGAGCTCTCCCCCAACGCGGATGCCACCCGCAACCTGACCTCTGCCAGTGCCACGCTCCCCAGCGCTGTGGCTGGTGGCCCCGGGGGAGCCGTCACCACCAGCATGGGTGCTGCCAGCACTGACGTCCGCAGGGCAGGTTTCATCACCATCGGCTACCGAGGGTCCTacaccctgggcagggacagccagaCAGATGCCAAGTTCCGCAGGGTGGCACGGATCATGGTCTGCGGCAAGACGTCGCTGGCCAAGGAGGTCTTTGGTGATACCTTGAACGAGAGCAGGGACCCGGACAGGCCCCCGGAGAGGTACACCTCCAGGTACTACCTCAAATTCACCTTCCTGGAGCAAGCCTTTGATAAACTGGCCGATGCCGGCTTCCACATGGTGGCTTGCAACTCCACAGGCACCTGTGCCTTCGCCCACGACCAGACAGATGACAGGATCTGGACCTCTTACACCGAATATGTTTTCTATCGTGAgtga